Genomic window (Plodia interpunctella isolate USDA-ARS_2022_Savannah chromosome 25, ilPloInte3.2, whole genome shotgun sequence):
GTTCGCATTTTTGTATGTAGCGtaacgttaaaaaataatttttttcataacatactaatatacatcacaggaaatgaacaaaatgttaatattacaaaggtacattaaataaaaaattattatatattacatattgatGACTATTACAAGGTAacagattaatataatttaatgcatgaaaacaatttatatcttatagaattcaaattaattatactcatatacataaataaaactaaatacattgcgttataataataaaattaatgaatagctgtaaaattataatttaaaatatatttcttgtataCAAATTTGTGATAGAATAAaggctatttttattaattttcttattttattacaaggaTCATCATATCGTGTGTGGTATCTGGTGTTAGATTTAATTcatgtcgcctaaaggcatctgatgtgactttacgactacctacctcGCCATCCAGTGGCTGGCAGTCGTATACAGACTAGTGATACTAGTGTAGTGCAACTGTGGGTAGTACAACAGCTGGTAGTACAACTGCGGGTAGTACAACAGCTGGTAGTACAACTGCGGGTAGTACAACAGCTGGTAGTACAACTGCGGGTAGTACCACAGCTGGTAGTACAACTGCGGGTAGTACAACAGCTGGTAGCTCAACTGCGGGTAGTATAACAGCTGGTAGTACAACTGCGTGTAGTATAACAGCTGTTAGTACAACTGCGTGTAGTATAACAGCTGGTAGTACAACTGCGGATAGTACAAAAGCTGGTACTACTTACGTGGTGGCCGTGGTGAGGGTGGGCATAGCCGCGGAAGTCGCTTTCCCGAGAGCTGTTATACCGCTCGGGGCTGTGATGGATGCTGAAACGTGACAATAATAAGACTTAAAACATCTAAAATCAACTCGTTGTTCCCCGAGGTCGTTGTTCGTTGAGACATGATCATTTTGTATACCGCAACACATACACGTCAATTGTATGTGCACTTAAATATTGTACTTGTGTTGTTGtttgatgtattttatttacatttgtaatattgttaaactttattctatttcattaaatttttatgtaattgtaagctgtatatatatgtgtttttatgtatttgtaattctctttctgcaaaataaataatgtttttaatcaaTCTATCTCACTAAAAATGAAACCCTAAATAATCCTATTCACATATGAATTGAAACGTACTTCGATTTTAGTTAAAGTTAGGTGTATGCAAGCTACTTTTAGAACAGTTCAAATAGATTACTTTTTACCTCGAAAAAGAAGCTGAAATGGCGCCAATTaaaaaacagacaaacaatTCAAACTTAGATTGATTACATTTTCATCTgaacattttaatacaatcaTAAACATTACATAAACGAATCGATTTTTTTCGTTGCAGACTAAAGTGAAAcaaattattcttattatttaaatctaacttgggcgaagtcgcgggcaaacgCTAGTATGTAACTAAAAGCCACTATTTCGGCAATTAGCAATACTATTAAGCTCAATTTgacaataatttgtatattaaacATGATAATGTTGTAGACTAGAAATTTATGTCATTTCAGATTTTGATAAGTGTACCATGTCAAAAatgtgtcaattttttttttcagaatattGACTAAttagtgacataggctacgtTTTGCCGCGAGATTAgcctctcttcatagtcgtatttcctcatggcgtATGGTCGTGGTCAATAAGTGGAagacacacaactttcttggcacgaatggagtggtttgcctaCTACTATTAAGAGATTCCTTCTCCATTAcacacaaaagttaataatcaaccagagtgcaggtttcctcacgacgttttccttcaccggaagcaggtaGTGGTACTGgtggtttatgaaaactactatacatgaatatatactataatgaAAGATTGGTATTCAAACTCATGTGGACACGAGTAGgatgtctgttccgctttcacggctaaaccgctggaccgattttaatgatatttggtatgcatctatatgcataccaaatatcattaaactattttaactaaactaaaactaacTAAACTATTTAAAGACTCCCTTTAAAACTTAGGgtagattttttcaaaaatcaacttcCAATTGTCTATAATAGTAGTAACGCTTTCGCAGAATAACTCACGCGGGCGAACCcgctggcaaaagctagtatactaATATAACTTTACTCACCAGCAGTAGATGCCGCTGTGGTCGCTGTCAGTTTAGTTCCAAAACCGAGTCCACCCGAGCTTGTAGTTCCAAAACCGAGTCCGGAGCCCAAACTTGATTGAGTCGTTGCAAAACTAAGTCCAGTCGATGCTGGTGCAGACGTTGCAGGCAAACTAAGCCCAGTCGTTGTGGCACTAAAACTTGGTGCTGTAGTACCACTAGTACCGAAACCGAGTCCACTCGAAGTAGTCGTTCCGAATGATTGATTTCCAAAACCAGCGGACGTTGTTGTTGTTCCAAAACTGACTGGTGTTGAAGTTGTTCCGAAGCCGAACGATGGAGTTGAACTTCCAAGAGCAGTAGCCGTTGTTCCGATATTCGTTCCAGATGTTCCAATACTCGTTCCAGTTGTACCAAGACTGGTTCCGGTTATTCCGAGACTCGATGTGGTTCCAATCGTTCCTAGGCTAGTTCCAAGCGTGCTTCCAGTAGTTCCTAGGGTGATTCCAGTAGTTCCTAGGGTGCTTCCAGTGGTTCCTAGGGTACTTCCAGTGGTTCCAAGACTAGTTCCCGTTATGCCGAGGCCAGTGGTACCAGTGGTCCCTAAGCCAGTGGTGCCAAAACTTGGTTGTGTTGACGGTTGAGATGTGGGTTGACTCGGGAGGGAAAATGATGATGTTGTGGCACCAAATAACGGAGctgaaatttttttataaatacacataaattaatatattttttaaaatccacttttataatatctgtacatacattaaactacaattaattaaaaaaacaaattataccaAACTTATATGCCTCATGACTAAGGGTGCTACTGTGCTGGTCTCAATAGGGAGATTCTAGTATCTGCTTTTCGTGTGAGATCAGGTCATGTTCCAgttaacaagttttattttcttactaaaaAAGCCCATTCGGATGCATGTAATGTGTGCAATAAAACTGAAGATTTGCTTCATGTTTTGTTGGAATGTGATCAGTACTCAAGCTTAAGAAATAAACTCCTGCGTGATCTCTGTTTGGGCGATGGTGAGATTAACATTACGTTGAACAAACCGTTGTCTCGGGAGGCCAGATGTATTAGTATATACATTCTGGAGAGGGGTGATGACGCAAAGACAGACATAAtagcaaataaaatggaatttccCCATGAGGCTGGCATAGTCGCACCAAGCAACTGAAGCCTCGAcacaaaatagatttaaaaaaaaaatgactaaGGGTCAttgcgtggaatgaaacacacacaactactttcttggcactattaatacAGAGGATTGTATtgtccatttcacacacaagttgatactCAACCAAAGTGCTCTCacgatgttctccttcaccggaagcaagtggtggtcgatgaaaactactatacatgagttagattggtatacaaactaacTTGTGTcacacaagtaggattcgaacctggataCTTTCAGTTTACAGGTGAGTCTTAACttttacaccaccaccgcttaatGTGATCTTCGCTGAGCTGTACAAATTGGCAAAACTCCTTAGGAGTCTTTGCTTTaagcataattaaaataactatatatatatgtatttagagttagttattataatagtcTATAAAAGCAgttttggtatttttaataaaataaataatgctgCCAACCTTTTGGACATGTTATCCGTGGgcaatttgattttaattttgttttatattttcgtttattctgaatttaaatttaattaaaattgtaatttattgaaatttttctGGAACCGAGCAGGAATTGAACCCAGGTCCTTGTCCATCCGGAagtgctcttaaccactgaacTATAGAGACAATGCCAGTTCGGCCGAATCATTCAGAATTATATCACACAAatgtttaaagttaaataaaaattatgataaaaaaggTGCAATgctctaataaataatgatataatgCCATAAAGGCTGGCAGCATTGCAAGAGAAACAGATAGAAGCATTACCCGCACTAGTGGTACTCGTAGTAGTACCAAAGCCCGGTGGCGCGGTGCCACCGAAACTGAACGAAGGCTTCGGAGCTGCAAATGACGTTGCCGTTTGCGGGGCCGACTGGCAATCGAGAACAtgaatattaagtaattattgtacatatttatagtcgtattcctcatggctgagggccgTGGTTTACGTGGactgaaacacacacaacaactttcttggcattattaatggagtggtttgccattgctttcACAATTCCACACgcaaagttaataatcaaccaatgtgcagatttcctcacgatgtttacctttaccggaagcaagtggtggttaatgaaaactactatacatgagtaggattcgaacctttcgatccacaggcgggcgtcttaaccatcacatcaccaccgcttcattgTACATAGCACCGCTTTAATGTACATAGTTTCCTATATATTAaacgacaggtattaaacgcatacataccttttttatttcccagacgtttcgaCCGTTATAAGGGCCTGTGGTCGCTGGGAGATtcaaaggtatgtgcgcgtttaatacatGTTGTAATTATGAAACAAGAAAGTTTAAAAGCAGTCATAGTTTCctgtttttaagttttacatTCATGTTACTAGcttagctgcgccctggggattcgctcccgtggaaatttcgggataaaaagtacccatgTGTTCTTcttccaggttatattgtacccgtgtacgaaatttcacaacaatccgtcaagtagattttgagtgaaagagtaacaaacatacacacatacatcgtcacaaactttcgcatttatgatctTAGTAGGATTAAGTTGTGTACAATAAATGGTCTTCCGCGAATAtcgtgtaatttaaaataaaatacaataaaacacagtaggtacaaaaattaagaaattacaattaaatattaatattaaataaatacctacatagaattctattattacaaatgtcagatattattacaatttttattgttcgATACATACAGActctcaaatatttaattagcaaGCGGTGAAATAAGCTCTTATGAGTAAATACTAAAGCTGATAATTAAGAAACACTTACAACTGTAGACTGCGGCAATGCTGAAAACCCAGAAGTGGGAGTGGAGAAGCTCGGAGCCTTGCCGAATGAGAACGAACCTGAGCCGAACGAATTGTTCGCcgctaaaaaaataataattaatctcggttaatttattaattggcCTTACTTTAGTCACAATGTAATAAAGAGTCTTCttgtacaattatttaaatctacttatttaaaaataatacttttccAGTAGACCAGTGAGAGAagtgattaatttttaaaattttcttcaaaatatactttaagaTTACATTATCATTATGGAGATGCGCGgcaattcaatataatatttatattcaatataatatagacCATTGAGCAAGGTATGGTGGTGGCGTgtaagtaaacattttgacgAAGCATACTGCGGACTGCGGattcttcttttatatattttgaccacataaaataaattgttttaaaagctATCTTTAAGATTACAAAATCATTCGTTGTTTGAGGAAATCTTTCCTATAAAATCCTGACATTCTCTCCAACCGGATTTGCAAAATCCAACCGGAATCCTGAGAAGTGTTCAAAAATCCCGAAATTTTGATATACGGAAATCCTATGTAAgaggaataataaaatattacaaaagccTTTATTTCTATCAATGCATTTCCTAAAGTCATTAGAGTTTCACTTTGTCATATCTAATACAATAttagacaaagaaaaataaatgtaaaagtacgAGGAATATGttggtaaaaatattaccttGAGTGGTTGCGGCCGGCTGTTGCGGTGGCGTGGCGGCGCCACCGAAAGAAACGTTTTGTGGTGCATTCTTAcgacaaacaaaaacaacaattaattataacataaaattaggtataaaaagatataaagttattaaaaaatagattttgggtttaaagataattatttttctcataaagAATTACATAATTCACTTGGTATGAGAACTACAACTAAGTGTCCtatatgtacaattttatataacacgCGCATTTTGGGGGGTTTAACACCATTTTAACACCATACATAGGTTACAAATTGATGttgttttgacaaataaaaataagaaaaatacctGTGTATTTAGCTGAAAGCTTGGTTTGCCTACGGTTTGATTAGGAGGCGATTGGAAGCCACTAAAATTGAGTGGCTTGTTTGCCCCGAAAACTCCAGTAGCTGTAGACGATGGTGGAGCAACTGTGAATTTGAAagatttgcaaaaaaattagTACATACAAATTGTTAAGGCCCTTTCtaactgcacactagcgccaccgtcACATTCTCAACAATTTCAGATTTCTTACGAAaaatacaatatgatattgatttatttgtgccacacaccaccaccgcttcgacCACAccagataaagaattttattagaaagtgtATAAAAGCCCATTGTGTCAATGTTTcttattgtttaatttgtttaaaatatacagaTGCTCTCATGGCCTATTCATCTGTGAGGGCTAtgtttttgtaagtaaatgttatgttttgtcGTCGCTCTCGCTTTTGTTCTCTCTCTCGTCGCTCAACGGTgacagctgaaaatcagcgttgCTCCTTCCGAGCAACATGTGCTGCGGTGTAACCTATTTGTGTTTCTTTGGCAcacatatgtatgtacttttagATATAAGTTAGTTTTATAGTCTGTTTTATGTTGtataatgtgtgtgtgtaacagttgaataaagaaatgttttatctatcttATGCCGGCTGTTTGCCAAATTATGGCGCTGTCGACGTGCATTGCATGTTTTTccttgaagtaaataaaagcgctCATATAAACTGCGCAATGTATTCTCATTCTCGTCGGCTGAGTTTTTTGATGGTGTGACTATAGAATTGATTAAGATTACTATGGAatcaaagaaattgaaaactCTGTTTACTATCGTGTTATTTCTATACCATATACATTGTTATTCAACtgtaagttaatatttttcgcTATAGCATCTGTTTTGTCAATaatcatcaaaacaaataaaataaaaaccccGCAAATGCACATtcatcaaataaaacaaaaataaaaatcatgactCTGTGATTGAAACTGTCAACTTTGAGATGAGCAAAAGAAATACtcacttttttttctattatccAACATGTaccttttcattatttttttattttatcacattataacaacacataatttattttaaaactaaaatcatAGAAAAAGAAGCTGTTACAAACAAATCTGCAGCTCAAAGTCACgaatttgatataattaaaaaatataagtacccACAAATTTCAAACATTACTTAATGTTCATTCtacacatataaaaatgaGAATTATAATACCCTTCTGTTATGTCAATTATAGAATACCCTACTTGCTATCTGctttactataattatattatatttttttatatgttttgtgaCAAGTAGGTGATGTGTTGAAGAGTTACTAAGTTGCTaacaaaattctaaattgTTTTACATAAAGTTACTTTAAGATTATTACTGTAAAAAGTTAATGCATGTCAGTTTTCAGAAGAATCAGTGTTAGGAATGAACGCTtctaatttatcattaatatgttaaattaatttcaatattttttgttaataatttctCAGCACTTTTTATCATCAAACTTGTGTACTGTCATGCAGTTgtcttttttagttttgttagtCTTTAAATGCCtttgattttagttttaataacacACTGTACGGGTGGTTCTCAGTGTTTCAACCACCTTTGACGcatttcacaaattttcaaagttaaattagttttactgtacgattttgaaattattaatctgtactgtggtaaagtaaaattatgaataattgattttggaTATAATTCCTCCCTCAAGAAAATTCATGAACAGACAGTGCGGCCGCAAAAGTCTAGACTCTGAGAACCATCtgtaaaagaaagaaatactGTAACAAGATATTTACATAGTGATGATGTTGACGATGGGGCAGCAGTAGTGGTCTTT
Coding sequences:
- the Nup62 gene encoding nuclear pore glycoprotein p62 isoform X2; this translates as MKRYMLDNRKKIAPPSSTATGVFGANKPLNFSGFQSPPNQTVGKPSFQLNTQNAPQNVSFGGAATPPQQPAATTQAANNSFGSGSFSFGKAPSFSTPTSGFSALPQSTVSAPQTATSFAAPKPSFSFGGTAPPGFGTTTSTTSAAPLFGATTSSFSLPSQPTSQPSTQPSFGTTGLGTTGTTGLGITGTSLGTTGSTLGTTGSTLGTTGITLGTTGSTLGTSLGTIGTTSSLGITGTSLGTTGTSIGTSGTNIGTTATALGSSTPSFGFGTTSTPVSFGTTTTSAGFGNQSFGTTTSSGLGFGTSGTTAPSFSATTTGLSLPATSAPASTGLSFATTQSSLGSGLGFGTTSSGGLGFGTKLTATTAASTAASITAPSGITALGKATSAAMPTLTTATTTTAAPPAQITSITFAQLEENINKWTLELEEQEKTFINQATQINAWDRLLIANGEKIVELNDAVQTVKNEQESLEHELEFVLAQQRELEELLAPLHALLPAAGDCARDAEREHMYSLAENLDTQLRQMSEDLKEVIEHLNETNRSQDSNDPIVQIGRILNAHMSSMQWVDNSIAHISNKLDQLKATHDTLRRDNERSFQLTYN
- the Nup62 gene encoding nuclear pore glycoprotein p62 isoform X1, with amino-acid sequence MSFSFGSATTTAGGSTFGSNTVSTGFSFGGGDNKPLFGGTGAAATTDNKPAFNFTSQTTSAPAFGSFAFGGAKTTTAAPSSTSSLFAPPSSTATGVFGANKPLNFSGFQSPPNQTVGKPSFQLNTQNAPQNVSFGGAATPPQQPAATTQAANNSFGSGSFSFGKAPSFSTPTSGFSALPQSTVSAPQTATSFAAPKPSFSFGGTAPPGFGTTTSTTSAAPLFGATTSSFSLPSQPTSQPSTQPSFGTTGLGTTGTTGLGITGTSLGTTGSTLGTTGSTLGTTGITLGTTGSTLGTSLGTIGTTSSLGITGTSLGTTGTSIGTSGTNIGTTATALGSSTPSFGFGTTSTPVSFGTTTTSAGFGNQSFGTTTSSGLGFGTSGTTAPSFSATTTGLSLPATSAPASTGLSFATTQSSLGSGLGFGTTSSGGLGFGTKLTATTAASTAASITAPSGITALGKATSAAMPTLTTATTTTAAPPAQITSITFAQLEENINKWTLELEEQEKTFINQATQINAWDRLLIANGEKIVELNDAVQTVKNEQESLEHELEFVLAQQRELEELLAPLHALLPAAGDCARDAEREHMYSLAENLDTQLRQMSEDLKEVIEHLNETNRSQDSNDPIVQIGRILNAHMSSMQWVDNSIAHISNKLDQLKATHDTLRRDNERSFQLTYN